One Solanum pennellii chromosome 9, SPENNV200 DNA segment encodes these proteins:
- the LOC107029936 gene encoding F-box protein At5g49610-like: MGDEIDDIEFARQMLSLKENKYEENKSGGMKQVVKKSHKISTLSDLPDGILFNILVKIPPKDIHKYVMRVCRSWKEIVSESFFIEQNFMESKTELVIQSGLGRRMKTKLIEIRKEFECESREVGLSKLSKIHSSCDGFLLMSEPGNNGMLQIINPATKFCLTIPRCPSHCHHKACSAALAFDSSTKQYKVVHVVTDSYGFEIFNVSSDNDELHWERVSSPWEDLNDRPFNPINFHWKNPVSINGRILHWYVDSAEYFITMQVKEEKFSRTYLPERVKQINKKKNYALVELDGFLSFINCDSEKTMNVWVLEDFRRKVWFKKHTIVAELTNYICPYKSSRQDERRMPRFWNLVAVAGARNGEVLIIEHKKNSSVFIYDTKSKVMKPVSSNMKKLESFVPHKDGLFRIMKSIA, encoded by the coding sequence ATGGGGGATGAAATCGATGACATTGAATTTGCTCGACAGATGTTGAGTTTAAAAGAAAACAagtatgaagaaaataaaagcgGAGGAATGAAACAAGTAGTTAAGAAGAGTCATAAGATCAGCACTCTTTCTGATCTTCCTGATGGTATCTTATTTAACATCCTAGTGAAGATTCCGCCAAAAGACATTCATAAATATGTCATGCGCGTCTGCAGATCATGGAAAGAAATTGTCTCGGAGAGTTTCTTCATTGAGCAAAATTTCATGGAATCGAAAACAGAATTAGTGATACAGTCAGGATTAGGAAGGCGTATGAAAACAAAGTTGATAGAGATTAGAAAAGAATTTGAATGTGAATCGCGTGAAGTTGGACTAAGTAAATTAAGCAAGATTCATTCTAGCTGTGATGGATTTCTATTGATGAGTGAACCAGGGAACAATGGGATGCTACAAATCATAAATCCAGCAACAAAGTTCTGCCTTACTATCCCGCGATGCCCTTCACATTGTCATCATAAAGCTTGTAGTGCAGCACTTGCCTTTGACTCTTCGACAAAACAGTACAAAGTAGTGCATGTTGTTACAGATTCTTAtggttttgaaatatttaatgtgAGCAGTGATAATGATGAACTACATTGGGAACGAGTTTCTAGTCCGTGGGAAGATTTAAATGATCGACCCTTTAATCCAATTAACTTTCACTGGAAGAATCCAGTGTCGATTAATGGAAGGATTCTGCATTGGTATGTTGATTCAGCTGAATATTTCATTACAATGCAAGTAAAAGAGGAAAAATTCAGTCGAACTTATCTTCCAGAACGTGttaaacaaattaataaaaagaagaattatGCATTGGTGGAGTTGGATggatttctttcttttatcaaCTGTGATTCGGAGAAAACAATGAATGTTTGGGTTCTGGAAGATTTTCGAAGGAAAGTTTGGTTCAAGAAACATACGATCGTGGCAGAATTGACAAATTATATATGTCCATACAAATCATCAAGACAGGATGAGCGAAGAATGCCAAGATTTTGGAACCTTGTTGCTGTTGCTGGTGCGAGGAATGGTGAAGTATTGATTATAGAGCATAAGAAGAACTCTAGCGTATTTATATATGACACAAAGAGTAAAGTGATGAAGCCTGTTAGCAGTAACATGAAGAAATTAGAATCTTTTGTACCGCACAAAGATGGCCTCTTTCGTATCATGAAGTCGATCGCATAG